Proteins encoded together in one Triticum dicoccoides isolate Atlit2015 ecotype Zavitan chromosome 7B, WEW_v2.0, whole genome shotgun sequence window:
- the LOC119339014 gene encoding transcription factor bHLH48-like — translation MAPASAAGSSSTGGSFTALLGLPTSQAIELLLPGAAPAPAPAPAFPSDPHLVDRAARFSAFASPSPSPTPPPPASSAKRKADPASKGKVAKKGKTTAGGGEEKDSGEDEKPAYVHVRARRGQATDSHSLAERARREKINARMELLKELVPGCSKVSGTALVLEEIINHVQSLQRQVEYLSMRLAAVNPRVDFGGLDNLLTTECGRITGLNCKSGMDLEQVSWPDMGVHGARNLAQLQQQFWHGDLAHPHQPASQWEKRGDVQPPGFSNTSSSLFGYDLASSGKIIEHTHL, via the exons ATGGCGCCCGCCTCGGCCGCGGGCTCATCCAGCACCGGAGGCTCGTTCACGGCGCTCCTGGGGCTCCCGACCTCACAGGCCATAGAGCTCCTGCTCCCCGGCGCGGCGccggcgcccgcgcccgcgcccgcctTCCCCTCCGACCCGCACCTCGTCGACCGCGCCGCCCGCTTCTCCGCCTtcgcgtcgccgtcgccgtccccgacCCCTCCTCCCCCCGCCTCCTCCGCCAAGCGCAAGGCTGACCCCGCCTCCAAG GGGAAGGTGGCGAAGAAGGGGAagacgacggcgggcggcggcgaggagaagGACTCGGGCGAGGACGAGAAGCCGGCGTACGTGCACGTGAGGGCCAGGAGGGGCCAGGCCACGGACAGCCACAGCCTCGCCGAGCGG GCGAGACGGGAGAAGATAAATGCGAGGATGGAGCTGCTCAAGGAGCTGGTCCCCGGATGCAGCAAG GTATCAGGAACAGCGCTGGTACTGGAGGAGATCATCAATCATGTTCAATCCCTTCAAAGACAAGTCGAG TACCTGTCAATGAGACTCGCAGCAGTAAACCCAAGGGTTGACTTTGGTGGGCTAGACAACCTTTTGACTACAGAG TGTGGAAGGATAACAGGTTTAAACTGCAAGAGTGGAATGGACTTGGAGCAAGTCAGCTGGCCTGACATGGGCGTTCACGGAGCAAGAAATCTCGCGCAGCTACAACAGCAGTTCTGGCATGGTGATTTGGCACATCCACATCAGCCAGCTTCACAGTGGGAAAAACGGGGGGATGTACAACCCCCTGGCTTTAGCAACACCAGTTCTTCTCTCTTCGGCTACGATCTCGCAAGCTCTGGTAAAATTATCGAGCACACACACCTTTAA